TGCAGGAACACCACCCGCTACCTGAGCGCTACCGCCTAATTCGCGAGCTTGAGCCTTTAACTGATCGGGATAATGCTGGTACGGCTGGTGCGCTGACAACATGTCATTAAAAGCCGTCACGATACCAACGTTTTTAGCTCGACCGACGGCCAAAAGATCTTTATCGGTTTGATCACAGGCTGCCATCGCATGCGCTAAATTTCCGCAGCTTAGATGTTTACGTGGTGGTTCCGCTGAACGGGCGGCCGTCATGTCAGCCAGATAGCGCGCTCGGCTAGCTTTTGAACGTTCAGTGATTTTCTGCGTCACTTCAGTGACTACAGGATGAAGGGGGATAGCGTTAAGCATGATATACCGGCCTCTTGTAATACGTTAGGGCTTCTTTAAATACGCAGCGCCATCCTTTAGGCGGTGGTGCTCCACACATCACATCCACCTAAAAGACAGCGCTGTCAGGAGTTACTCTGACAGTAAATGACAGCGCTGTCAAACCTTTCCAAAAAGAATCCTAAGCGGTTCGTAGCGAACCGATGGTAAAGCATAGTTGATGATTACAACCCCAGCGCATTAGACGACTCTGGTCTATGCTTCGCTACACATCTAGCTCACCAACACATAAATCATTAGCGTTACCGCGCCCAGTAGATTAAAGTGCGGCAGAAATTTAGCCCATCGAAAATCACCTACTTTAGGGCACATTAGACGCAACCAAGGGAAGACCAATGAACGACGGTAATCGCGAACTCAGCTTTTCAGATCTCTGCCACGCACACTTGAAGCTGCAGGGTCACGATGAAGCAACCAGCATCCAAACCCGTGCGTTCGCCAACGATGGTGACAAGGTCTTTCTCCTTGCGCCAACCGGCGAGGGCAAAACCTTAGCTGCCATCATTCGCTACCTTGATCAATTAGAGGCTGGACGACGATTTCAATGCCTCGTGTTACTTCCCACCCGTGAATTGGCACAACAGTGGTATGACGTAATTCAAGGCGTAATTGAGGACACCCCTCTCTCCGCCTATGCACTCATCGGTGGCGAAGACTACAAAGCTCAGGCCAGCGCGCTAGAGCGCGGCGCCGATATCTTAGTTGCCACCGTTGGCCGACTAGAAACCCATCTTGAAAGTCAACGTACGCTGCTAGAGGAAGTTGATTTTCTGATCATCGATGAGGCGGATCAGCAGCTAGGCCCAGATAAGATTCAGGAAATGGTAGGGCTTTACCAAAAGCTGCCGGCTATTCCAACCTACGTCAGCCTGCTGTCGGCAACCATGCATCGCAACACACTTAGATTATGCGAACAGCATCTCGGCTTTCGACCTGACGTGATTAAAAGCGCTCATGTTGATAGGGCCTCGCTTCAACTGCTGATCACCCCAGCCGATGACCGCGCCCACAAATTAAGACTGTTAGTAGCGTGGCTAGAGCGCAATAAAGAGGGCAAGCAAGTTGTTTTCTGTAGCCGTCAAGAGCAGGCACAAACACTTGAAGGCAAGCTTAAGTATCATGGTATTAATGCTGCAGCACTTCACGGGGCTCTCACACCAAAGGGGCGTCGGGTGGTGATCGAGAATTTCCGAAACAGTGATAGCGCCGTATTAGTCACCACAGATCTATCAGCCCGAGGCCTTGATATTGAGAAGGTGAACGCGGTCGTCAACGTTGACAGCCCAAAACAATTCGATATTTTCTGTCATCGCATTGGTCGCGGAGGTCGCGGTGGTGGCGCTAATACCGTAGTGAACTTTGTTATCGCTGCCGAATGGAATCGTGTAGTGGGGTTTGCCCGCCGCCTAGAGCTCCCCATACAATCATGGCTGCCACAGGAATTAGCGGGGCTTTATCGCGGCCCGAAGAAACTCAAAGCTTCTGGAAAAGCTGCCGGAAGCAAAAAGAAGAAATCGAGCGCAAAAACAGCAGGAAAAAAGAACAAGAAGACGAAATCCAAGCGTAAGTAATTGCCTCGTCCGCTCGGAGGAGGCAAACTAGGTCTAAAACTACAAAGAGACCTCACATGAACGCCGTCATCCTTGCTGTTCTTCTTATGCTCGGTTTAAGCATTAGCCGAGTTCCTGTCGTTGCCGCCATTGTGGTTTCGGCCATCGCTGCAGGTCTTTCCTCTGGCATGGACCTCCAAGCCACTATCAACTCCTTTGAAGCGGGTATTGGCTCCGGCGCCAGCACAGCATTGAGTTATGCGATGCTGGGTGCTTTCGCGGCAGCCATGGCGCAATCTGGTATTCCCCAATTTTTAGCTACTAAATTTCTCGGGGCCTCTGCAGGTGCTG
This sequence is a window from uncultured Umboniibacter sp.. Protein-coding genes within it:
- a CDS encoding DEAD/DEAH box helicase, with the translated sequence MNDGNRELSFSDLCHAHLKLQGHDEATSIQTRAFANDGDKVFLLAPTGEGKTLAAIIRYLDQLEAGRRFQCLVLLPTRELAQQWYDVIQGVIEDTPLSAYALIGGEDYKAQASALERGADILVATVGRLETHLESQRTLLEEVDFLIIDEADQQLGPDKIQEMVGLYQKLPAIPTYVSLLSATMHRNTLRLCEQHLGFRPDVIKSAHVDRASLQLLITPADDRAHKLRLLVAWLERNKEGKQVVFCSRQEQAQTLEGKLKYHGINAAALHGALTPKGRRVVIENFRNSDSAVLVTTDLSARGLDIEKVNAVVNVDSPKQFDIFCHRIGRGGRGGGANTVVNFVIAAEWNRVVGFARRLELPIQSWLPQELAGLYRGPKKLKASGKAAGSKKKKSSAKTAGKKNKKTKSKRK